The sequence CCAGAGCACGTTACAATTTGACTTTTTGGACTCACTGGCTATTACTGTGCTCAAGAAGACCATCATGAGGCACTAGAAGGATGAGCGAGTATTCAAGGTATCAAGAACAAGTGCTTTACCCAGCTGAGAAGGACGAGTGCTTTCCCCACGTTAGACTCCATGACTGGCAATAACGGAAACTGGGGTCCTTACCATCGTCCCAGTCGAGGCTCCGTAGCAGAACGCTACGCACGAAGAACCGGATCGTGACGAATATCGTAACCAGCGCCAGAAGCATCGAGCTCACGCCTATCAACGTTGGAACCTCACTAGACATGTTGTTGTCGGTCGAACGGCTCTCGGCTGAATTGGTGCGTGACCGCGCGCAAGGAAGCCTCAGGCGCGATGAGGATTAAGATCAGCAGGGGGCGGAGGAGTACCTGGTATCAACACTCTCACAGCTGGTCCAATTCTTGAATCCATACGCGCAGAAAGGTCAAATGGCAACGATGAAAAGGGAGAATTGTCTCCAGAACGGATGGAACACGCGGGGAACTGCCGATTATCCCGGGGAAGAGCAGACAGGGTCTGCCCTAAAGTCTGACATTGCAACCCTTTGGTCTTGTTGATCGTTGCCTCTGCTGCATTTAGCGGCAACCATCTCCAAATCAGATGAGCCAGACGTTGTGTAGAGCATGTGATGTTCACCGTAGAGAGCCACGTGGAAACCATGTGTGGCGCCAAGGTTGGCCTGGAGCTTTCCGTCAGCGGCGCTTGCAATGACTCGCTCCATCTTACCGGGGGACGCGCGAAAGGGGCATTTTGGGGATGGTAATTCCAAATTTGATAGGGGCGCTTCTGCATAGTATGCCAGATATTCTTGCTTCATGCTTGATGGTGTGTAGGGTTGGAATGCTTGTGCTCAAACTTCCCCCAGCCTTGACATAAAGGGGTTCTAGATGGGAGACTGCCAAATTATGGGTACTTGGATAGCGGGCAAGCATCAAATAATCACACGCGGTTAAAATACGGACGTCATCGATATCATCTTATCATATGTGCGGAACAGAACATACGTTTCTACAATCCCTACCTACTTAGCACTTTCAACGGTCTCTGAAAATGGAGAGCCTGTAAGAACCCCTCATTTGGCGGCCATAAAAGGCAAAATTTGgcattaattaattaattaatacagAAGAAAACCACGAGCTAGAGTGTGGTGCCTATGGTGATGAAGATAATGATTGTTGGCCGTTTCCACGTATACAAGAGAAGTCTGTCAAGGCCCAGATAGCCAAGTCGGTGCTACATATCCCCGAACACAATGTACACTCCATTTAAAAACAGCGAACTAGGTTTTACTAAGCCTACGTTTGAGACTAGTAACTGCAGCAGGGATAGTAATCACAAGGAGCTTCGCTGGGGTCCCTCCACCACTTGGCAATGTTCTGCCAAGCCGTCTCGATATCGCAGACTGGGATCGGGATGGCGCCGGGATGGTTGAGGCCAACTGAAAATGGGACCTGCGACGACGCCGACTTGTCACCATTCTTGGCGTATGGATCAAGCTTTGTCGGATGATAGTTCTGGTTACCCTGTCTCCGCCAGTTGAAGAAAGGTGATAGAATCATGTTTTCGATGGTAACGCCAAAGTCGTTCTCCTTTCTGATCTCGTCGAGACCCTTGGGCGCCTTGAACCGACGATCACAGCGGTTCTGCGTGCAGACGTCGACTTGGGCTATCCACAGCGTCCACTTCTCGCCCGTCTCACTCGTGTAAAAGTGCTGCGTAGCCTCACCGTCGTCGTTGGTCATGAGAGCAGCGTTGCCACGTCGAGGCTGGGGGTATGTCACATGACCCTCCTTAACGAGAATCACAATGGCATTTCCGTTGGCGCCGGTGGTCCaggccttgttgatgagcATGGCGTTCATGATGGGTTCGATGTTCTTGTGGAAGTCAAAGATGGAAACTTTGGGGGCGTCGAGCCAAGTTCCGTCGGCAATCATGGGGTAAAGGCGTCTTGTTGACAGGTAGCTTCCATCAAAGATCTGCTTCATGAATTTGTCAAGCGTCTGGCGAACCTGCTTGGCAAACTCGTCGCCTGCTTTGCTGACATCTGTGAGGATCTCAAGCGCATTCATAGCCCTGTTAATCTGTGAGTATGGGATGTTATCAGAAGGGTGATTTGGTGCCTTACTCTTCGGTCTGTGCCTCGGAAATAGTGCTGTAGAGGGATGTGAAGGTCTCGACGGTACCGGAGAGCTGTTCGACCCTTGAAACAACTTCTCCAAATGCCTTGAAAGCATTTGGATCCGTGATCATCTTATTACCGTTAGCACGTTTCAATCAGATTTGGTCTTCCCACTTACCTTGCTCCAGAATGAGCCACCAGCGACCTGCATACTGAGGCCAAAATATTCCGAGAACTCCTGCAGGAACTTGAGACCCTCGTCCAACTTGGGGTCACCAAATTTGTTGGCAATCTGATTGAGTGGTTAGTAAGAGAGTCAAGGAGCGATGGACTTTACTGACCGTGGCCGAGTTCGCTGCCGCGCTGGCGGCAACACCATCTATCGAAAGGTACATATTGGTGATGAAGTTGTGCAAGTTGGAGAACGAGGCAAAGACCAGATCCATGCCAGGGTATTGAGTCGTTCCACACTTGAAGGGGTTTGTGCTAGATTTTTACCATGATCAGTTGCTGTAACAAGACAGTGCTTTACAAGTACATACCATGCGTTAGTTCCAATAATGTCGCAGTCGTAGTTGTCTGCTGCCCTATTCGCCCCATTCGAGTCACGGCCGCCGTAGAAGTAGGCAATGGAACGAATGTACTGATCCTAGAAGGGTGAGCCGTAGAACATTGTGTTACCGCCAATGGCAACCTCATTTTGATAGTAAAACCACTCAGCCGTATAATTGAAGAACTCTCCTGCACCGACAGAGTCCCACCGTTCCTTGACAGTGTTGGTCAGAGTATCAGCTTTGTAGCAGTTGAGATTGGGGCAGTTCCAGGCGCCTAGACCAAGTGTCAGTTCGTATCTAGCAAAAGTGGGTCCAGGGAACTCACTCTTCTCATCAGAAGAATCGCACGTCCGAAGCTCCTCCTTGAAGAGAGCACCGTAAGGGTTGGCCTTGGAACAAGCACCCGGCGGGCAGTAGTCGCGGGAGCAGGCAAAGTTACAGAGGCCAGTGCACCCAAAAGACCCTTTGCTGGGTATCCTCCAGCAGAGGTGGCAGGCGGAGGTGTTATGGCCGGGCCACGTCCTGTGCACTTGCATTGAGGCTGGGGACAGTAGCCACGTCCGCACGAGAAACTACAGAGTCCTTCAAAGTTGCCTGTTCCAGTTCCTGAGGTGCAGGCATCGTCCGAGTCTTCAGGGTCTGCTGCTTCGGGTGGAATGACACACTTGTCCTTGGCCGAAGAGGCCGTGGTGCAAAACTTGGGCGGACAGTAGCCGTAGTTACAAGCATACGAACAAAGACCTTTGTAGGTGCAGTCTGATCCGGCAAGGGGGTAGCCATCAACATTCTTAGGGTCCGGTGTATCCAGAGCCTTGCCCAGCTTGGTGCAGGTACACGGGCCTGGACTGTTGGGCGCATCTGGTTAGCTATCATGATCTGTTTTGGTGATCTGTTCTCTCACTTACGGACAATAACCAAAGGAACATGTAAACTCGCAAAGCTCCTTGAACCCGTCTCGTCCAGTACCCTTCATACACTGCTGCTTTGACAGAGACAATGCCGGTGCTGCAGAAACGgatctcgtcgtcgtagtACTTCCAACCCAGGGATTCCAATTGGTGATTCCCTTTTCACAGGTCTTTGTAAGGTCAGCACCATTGAGCGTAGCAACAACAGCACCTGAATTGTCAACGAGCTCGATGAGAACCTTGCCAACACGGCCTTCATATGCAAAGCTGCCGTGATACATGCCCACATAACCGTAAGGAGCATCGTCCCAGTTAACGACACGCCTCTGGCCGTCGATCGTGACTCTTGGAGTCAGCAGGGACGTCAGCAAGGCTGAGAAAAAGATCTTGTCTTGGGAGAGTTCTCCGGGTGGCATCTCAGGCTGCAGCTGAGCTGCCGTATTTCCCGTTGTCCCGCCGGTGCCGCATGCCGAGGCCGGAGTGGTTCGGTACCAAGCCACAAGAACCTCTTGGTTGATGGTGGCGATTCCGTTTTTGAAGGTGTCGATTGCGTATGGAAGCAACTTTCTCCAGCCGTCATGAGGCATGCCCTTGACGTAGTTGTAGGGAGCCTCGCCAATGTCGAAGGCGACGTAGGCTTTGTCGTTCAGAGGACCAATGTAATGAGACTCTCCATAGTCATTCCACGAGATGATCTGCAGATACTCTGGTTGGCCTGGCCACTGGTCTTGGGAGACAAGGGTAAAGGCCAGATTCCAGCGATCATGCCACAGCGAATCTCCACGCCAGAGCCAGTTCTTGTTGTAGCCGGGAAGGTTGGTGTAGAACCAGGGAGAAATTGGCCTTTCATGAAAGAGTTAGCAAGTCCCATGTGAATACGACTCTCATCTGGATGACTTACATCATGTATGATGACCCGTTCAAGAAAATCAGGTAGGATGCATCAACCTCCATGTCAATCTTGTTCGGACCCTCAGGCCAGGCTGCCCAGCTAAAGAGACCATCCGTCTCGCCGGTTCTGACAGCTCGCTTCGCTCCCACAGAAGACCAACTCGGCATGAAAAAGCAGctggtcttgtccttgattgTACTCCAGTCACTAGCCCTCTTGAAGCCCTCAAATGTGGACACCAATGGCTGAGAACCACGCTTGAAGTGAGCAGAATGCAAGCTGTacttgttgatgaggctAATGACCTGGTCCATTGGCCAGTCTCCATTGCCGGCATAGTCGAAAGAGAATAGTAGTTTGAAGCCCAGGCTGCCGGCTGCATCGAAAGCCATGGGGATAGAACGATCGTTGGTGGGGTCATCGTATGCAATGTTCAACACAAAGCCATCGAtgtgagcttcttgggccTTTGTGATATCATTAACAAAATCAGCATTTGTGTACTGTTCCGTATTCCCAATCATAAAGTGTGCAAAGACTGCCCTGGCTTGGGCGTGGGCGGCGAGAGATATCGCCAAGAGTAAAGAAAGGAGCCTCATGTTGATGGCTGGCCCTGGAAAGGAGTGAAGAAGAGTGTAATGACTTTACAATAGCTCTGCCAAACGGTGAGTCCCGTATgcttatatttaacctttGTCAACTAGATCTTCTATATCATCCGACGCCAAGAACCGTCATCCCCTCCTCTCAGTACGATGCTTACTATCACTTGTTTTGGTTACTCCGATACACCTACTAAGGAAGGTTGCATTTGCCTTAAATTAAGGCTGAGTTAACGGTCCGGACCTTTTGTTCATTGACGATACCGCCATACCATAACCGGCCGTCTATCCGTTCTCGCTTGCTACTTGTGTACACACGCCGGGAACAGCAGGGAAACTGTGGAAAGGCGAGATAAGCCTGCTTACTATGGGTCTATGGGTCCGGATAGTAGCAACCCTGGTCGTGGTACTATGGGGATTTTTGCGGGCGTTTTTGAGGCACTATCTATCTCACAGCCTTGAATTACCCAATATTAATTTGTATTTATAGGTTACACTCAGCCGTGCCTCTTGGGCACCTGGCAATCAAGGTGGCGGCGAAACGGACGAGCCGAGCCGCTATGTCGGTTCTGATCTCGGTTCCAAGTAGAATGCGACAGTGCACTTGTAGATCTTGCCAATAAAGGCAGTTGGCCTGAAGAGGCCTCGGATATAACCCAATCACGTCCTTGACAGTTGAACACGGCTACAGTACCCATACATTCCAGTTTGGTTGCCGTGAAATTTGCCGCTTCCCGTTGGGGTAATTCATAGGATTTATAACCGGCTCATCAAGACTCGGTGAGGGCTCAGGCAGCTTCACAGAGCAGCGCAACAGAGTCAATGCATGTTTAATATAATCAAAAGCTTATAGCCAGGCGTCAATGGCATAATAGCAGATCAATAAAATTTACAGCTGTCACAAGTGACAACGACAGGAATTAAACATAATCCTCCCTTGTTCCCTTCTCATTGCTCCTATAGATCGCCTCCAACATCCGATGTCGTGTCAGAGCGACCTGGAAATCAGGAGCCTCTCCCGACCTGTCCCCAGCAAACGCATCCCAAGCCTTGCCAGTGTTGTACTCGAAGCCCGTCGCACGTGGCACCTCGATCGGCTGTGGCTTCGCTTCGGGCTTGGCGTCGATGAACTTGATGGTTGGTGGAAATCCCTGGACGTTGCCCATGGGTCCTTCGAGGAGTAGCGTGCCCTTTGTGCCGATGATTTCGCAGAAAAAATTCTTGTCGGCGGCACTCATGCCTCCTTGGCAGATAGCTGTGGCAACTCCGCCACCTGGAAGAGTGCCAATGACGGAGCAGTGATCGTGTGAGGTCTTCTTGACATTTCTCTTGGGGTTTCCGGCTGCGTCAGTAACAGTGACCTCTGGTCGGTTGTTGGCAAGAGTGGCTTGGACTCCGTGAAGCTCTCCAACCACATAGCACAGGGCGTCAAGCGAATGACCGACAGAGATTGTCATCAGATTGGCTCCATTCTCAATGTCGACTCCGTACACATTGGACTCTGGCATAGTAGCGCCAAACCAAGGGCTTGTAAACAGCATGGTGGTCTAGAGGATATCTCCTAGATCACCTGCCGCGaccatctccttggccttcaggACAGCAGGATCCTGACGACCCTGGAGACCGATCAGAGTCTAAGCACCCTTCTGTTGGGCAAGAGACGCAAGGCGCTCAGACTCGGCGCCGTTTCGTGCCAGAGGCCATTCGCAAAATACGGACTTCCCAGCGTTCAACGCCGCttcgacagcagcagcatggaGTGGAACCTTGACTGCAATTGCGACCAGGTCGACGTTGGGATCGGAGGCAATCGACTGGACATCGTCGTGAGCATACACATCGTCTCCCAGCTTGTGGACATCGacagccttcttggctgtTTTGACTGAGCTGTTTTGCAGGGCTGCGATTTTGTAGTTGGTTGACTTG comes from Fusarium falciforme chromosome 11, complete sequence and encodes:
- a CDS encoding GFO-IDH-MocA domain-containing protein — translated: MLFTSPWFGATMPESNVYGVDIENGANLMTISVGHSLDALCYVVGELHGVQATLANNRPEVTVTDAAGNPKRNVKKTSHDHCSVIGTLPGGGVATAICQGGMSAADKNFFCEIIGTKGTLLLEGPMGNVQGFPPTIKFIDAKPEAKPQPIEVPRATGFEYNTGKAWDAFAGDRSGEAPDFQVALTRHRMLEAIYRSNEKGTREDYV
- a CDS encoding GFO-IDH-MocA domain-containing protein; translation: MAKTPIPVGFTNKPSEWSWAVAAHLPYFAKSTNYKIAALQNSSVKTAKKAVDVHKLGDDVYAHDDVQSIASDPNVDLVAIAVKVPLHAAAVEAALNAGKSVFCEWPLARNGAESERLASLAQQKGA